From a region of the Pelomicrobium methylotrophicum genome:
- the hpf gene encoding ribosome hibernation-promoting factor, HPF/YfiA family → MNLTVTGHHIDVTPAIRDYLTSKLERVTRHFDHVIDINVILSVEKMRQKVEANVHVRGKDIFVEADDTDMYAAIDSLVDKLDRTVLRHKEKQVERRNGGGAKPLPSE, encoded by the coding sequence ATGAACCTCACTGTGACCGGGCATCACATCGACGTGACGCCGGCAATCCGCGATTATCTGACTTCCAAGCTGGAGCGGGTGACCCGCCACTTCGACCATGTGATCGACATCAACGTGATTCTGTCGGTGGAGAAGATGAGGCAGAAAGTGGAGGCCAACGTCCATGTCCGGGGTAAGGATATCTTCGTGGAGGCCGACGACACCGACATGTACGCGGCCATCGACAGCCTGGTGGACAAGCTCGACCGCACCGTGCTGCGACACAAGGAGAAACAGGTCGAGCGCCGCAACGGCGGAGGTGCCAAGCCATTGCCGAGCGAATAG
- the ptsN gene encoding PTS IIA-like nitrogen regulatory protein PtsN, with translation MNLISKLLPESNILLDLECASKKRVFEQVGLLFENQLSIARSLCFDSLFAREKLGSTGLGQGVAIPHGRIKGLKEAVGAFVRVREPIAFDAPDNKPVQLIFVLLVPERATDQHLQILSELAQMFSDKAFRQQLLTAKTAHDVHLLFENWEPHAPSQRSAAV, from the coding sequence ATGAACCTGATCTCCAAACTGCTTCCTGAATCCAACATCCTCCTCGACCTGGAATGCGCGAGCAAGAAGCGCGTATTCGAACAGGTCGGGCTGCTGTTCGAAAACCAGCTGAGCATCGCCCGCAGCCTCTGTTTCGACAGCCTGTTCGCGCGCGAGAAGCTCGGCTCTACCGGCCTTGGCCAGGGCGTGGCCATCCCGCACGGGCGGATCAAGGGGCTTAAGGAGGCGGTAGGCGCGTTCGTGCGCGTGCGCGAGCCGATCGCTTTCGATGCGCCGGACAACAAGCCTGTCCAGCTCATCTTCGTGCTGCTGGTGCCCGAACGGGCCACCGACCAGCATCTGCAAATCCTCTCCGAGCTGGCGCAGATGTTCAGCGACAAGGCGTTCAGGCAGCAGCTGCTCACGGCCAAGACGGCCCACGACGTGCACCTTCTGTTCGAAAACTGGGAGCCCCATGCCCCAAGTCAGCGTAGCGCGGCTGTTTGA
- the hprK gene encoding HPr(Ser) kinase/phosphatase: MPQVSVARLFEDNREKLALRWVAGREGASRSLDSSAILHSTKGLIGHLNFIHPNWIQVLSTSETDYISHLDAAPLHQLFETGTVCFIVAGNEQPPEILKKLADQTATPLLASPQASLELMWLLRHYLHKALAPSTSMHGVFLDVLGMGVLITGDSGVGKSELGLELISRGSGLVADDVVEIYRVAPETLEGRCPPLLRDFLEVRGLGVLNIRTIFGETAVRPKMNLKLIVHLERPAATDLASMERLPLEASFEEVLGVPVRRVNIPVAPGRNLAVLVEAAVRNTILQLRGYDSTREFIRRHERHLMDEGSGPDKDD, translated from the coding sequence ATGCCCCAAGTCAGCGTAGCGCGGCTGTTTGAGGACAACCGGGAAAAGCTGGCCCTGCGCTGGGTGGCCGGCCGGGAGGGCGCGTCCAGGTCCCTCGATTCGAGCGCGATTCTTCATTCGACCAAAGGCCTCATCGGCCACCTGAATTTCATCCACCCCAACTGGATCCAGGTGCTCTCCACCTCGGAGACCGACTACATCTCCCACTTGGACGCCGCGCCTCTGCACCAGTTGTTCGAGACCGGGACGGTCTGTTTCATCGTCGCGGGCAACGAACAACCCCCGGAGATTCTGAAAAAGCTCGCCGACCAGACCGCCACCCCGCTCCTCGCCTCGCCGCAGGCAAGCCTGGAGCTCATGTGGCTGTTGCGGCATTACCTGCATAAGGCGCTCGCCCCCTCGACTTCGATGCACGGCGTGTTCCTGGACGTGCTGGGCATGGGGGTGCTGATCACGGGAGACTCCGGCGTAGGGAAAAGCGAGCTGGGCCTGGAGCTCATCTCCCGGGGCAGCGGACTGGTGGCCGACGACGTCGTCGAGATCTATCGGGTCGCGCCGGAAACGCTGGAGGGACGCTGTCCGCCCCTGCTGAGGGACTTCCTGGAGGTGCGGGGCCTGGGCGTGCTCAACATCCGCACCATTTTCGGCGAAACCGCGGTGCGCCCGAAGATGAACCTGAAACTCATCGTCCACCTTGAACGTCCCGCCGCCACCGACCTCGCCTCCATGGAGCGGCTGCCGTTGGAGGCGAGCTTCGAAGAAGTGCTGGGCGTCCCCGTGCGACGGGTGAACATTCCCGTCGCCCCGGGGCGCAACCTCGCCGTGCTGGTGGAAGCGGCGGTGCGTAACACCATTCTTCAGTTGCGCGGCTACGACAGCACGCGCGAGTTTATCCGGCGCCACGAGCGCCATCTGATGGACGAGGGCTCCGGCCCGGACAAGGACGACTGA